The following are from one region of the Streptomyces rubrogriseus genome:
- a CDS encoding rod shape-determining protein: MTASTANTASLEALRRCHFAVDLGAARTRVYVKGAGLVVDQPSAAAVNTRTGALIAVGEFAEKMTGRTPGYIRVVRPVSGGTVVDIEMAQRMLRHLLGDRVRRALRRKPRLRAAVCTPHDADPLSQRAAIETLVGLGARRVELVDTLIAAAVGCGLPVEQPEATMIMVCGAHATQVAVLSLGSIVTAVRIPVGGEAVDHAIVQLLRHQHELVLPSQSVRPLQLALSGNGLTPQGPASTEIHGRDVATGLARSVRVDTATVRNAIQTPLTAVLDGIGKVLRDCPPDLVADLADRGIMMVGGSALLPGFDQMLRQATGMPVHIAERPDVCAVQGLGSMLEGRVEPLVLHPTTAGSDTHSDSD; this comes from the coding sequence ATGACCGCCAGTACTGCCAACACCGCCAGTCTGGAGGCGCTGCGCCGCTGCCACTTCGCCGTCGACCTGGGCGCGGCGCGGACCCGCGTGTACGTCAAGGGTGCCGGGCTCGTCGTCGACCAGCCGTCCGCGGCGGCGGTCAACACCCGCACGGGCGCGCTCATCGCGGTCGGCGAGTTCGCGGAGAAGATGACCGGCCGCACCCCCGGATACATCCGTGTCGTGCGGCCCGTCTCCGGCGGCACGGTCGTCGACATCGAGATGGCCCAGCGCATGCTGCGCCATCTGCTCGGCGACCGGGTCCGCCGCGCCCTGCGCCGCAAGCCCCGGCTGCGGGCCGCCGTCTGCACCCCGCACGACGCGGATCCGCTGTCCCAGCGCGCGGCGATCGAGACACTGGTCGGGCTCGGCGCGCGCCGCGTGGAACTCGTCGACACCCTCATCGCGGCGGCGGTCGGCTGCGGACTGCCCGTGGAGCAGCCCGAGGCCACCATGATCATGGTGTGCGGCGCGCACGCCACGCAGGTCGCGGTGCTCTCCCTGGGCTCGATCGTGACCGCGGTGCGCATTCCGGTGGGCGGCGAGGCCGTGGACCACGCGATCGTGCAGCTGCTGCGCCACCAGCACGAGCTGGTGCTGCCCAGCCAGTCGGTGCGCCCGCTGCAGCTCGCCCTGTCCGGCAACGGGCTGACCCCGCAGGGACCGGCGTCCACCGAGATCCACGGCCGGGACGTGGCGACCGGGCTGGCCCGCAGTGTGCGGGTCGACACCGCCACGGTGCGCAACGCCATCCAGACCCCGCTGACCGCCGTGCTCGACGGCATCGGCAAGGTGCTGCGGGACTGCCCGCCCGACCTGGTCGCGGACCTCGCCGACCGCGGGATCATGATGGTCGGCGGGAGCGCGCTGCTGCCGGGCTTCGACCAGATGCTGCGTCAGGCCACCGGCATGCCGGTGCACATCGCGGAGCGGCCCGACGTGTGCGCGGTCCAGGGCCTCGGCAGCATGCTGGAGGGCCGGGTGGAGCCGCTGGTCCTGCACCCGACGACCGCCGGCTCCGACACGCACTCCGACTCGGACTGA
- a CDS encoding sensor histidine kinase translates to MTAQPAPRLARLLEALLDVGTALDLRGVLQHIVDGAAELTGADRAALVVADPDAGGLARIRTPGPDRPVPATAPLLRMPVHVRDEEFGELRLTGRAGAAPFTVEDEQLLRVLAVQAGVSIGNARLYETARQRERWIEGAAAVTTALLTEEGAGDALTTVAERARLLADASAGVILHPTAEGGMAIVTASTPHDPDGMVGATISPGSPVLEQLLGGEPVFIDDSATDPRMTTRVRHRFGPSMMLPLQAGGRLIGTLALPRRRGGRPYTDLERLLATQFASQAALALVLADARRGRERLAVYEDRDRIARDLHDLVVQRLFATGMMLESTQRRPGADDVRDILGRAVEELRSTVREVRTAILTLQQPPAGPPAGLRGRVLRETASAAARLGTAPSTHFRGPVDARVPDRVADRLLTALREALAAASARPDVSRVEVTVETPAPSPEGRDGVRLRVADDGTDAGGGERGTTVTWWAPL, encoded by the coding sequence ATGACCGCGCAGCCCGCGCCCCGACTGGCCCGCCTCCTGGAGGCCCTCCTGGACGTCGGCACCGCCCTGGACCTGCGCGGCGTCCTCCAGCACATCGTGGACGGCGCCGCCGAGCTGACCGGCGCCGACCGCGCGGCCCTGGTCGTCGCGGACCCGGACGCGGGCGGCCTCGCCCGGATCCGCACCCCGGGTCCGGACCGCCCCGTACCGGCGACGGCGCCCCTGCTGCGGATGCCGGTCCACGTGCGGGACGAGGAGTTCGGCGAGCTGCGCCTGACCGGGCGGGCCGGGGCCGCGCCGTTCACCGTCGAGGACGAACAGCTGCTGCGGGTCCTGGCCGTGCAGGCCGGCGTCTCGATCGGCAACGCCCGGCTGTACGAGACGGCCCGGCAGCGGGAGCGCTGGATCGAGGGCGCGGCCGCCGTCACCACCGCGCTGCTCACCGAGGAGGGCGCGGGCGACGCGCTGACCACGGTGGCCGAACGGGCCCGGCTGCTCGCCGACGCCTCCGCGGGCGTCATCCTGCACCCGACCGCCGAGGGCGGCATGGCGATCGTGACCGCCTCCACGCCCCACGACCCGGACGGCATGGTCGGCGCGACCATCTCACCGGGCAGCCCGGTCCTGGAACAGCTCCTGGGCGGCGAACCGGTGTTCATCGACGACTCGGCGACCGACCCGCGCATGACGACCCGCGTACGGCACCGGTTCGGGCCGAGCATGATGCTGCCCCTGCAGGCGGGCGGCCGGCTCATCGGCACCCTCGCCCTGCCCCGACGCCGCGGCGGACGCCCGTACACGGACCTGGAGCGGCTGCTCGCGACGCAGTTCGCCTCGCAGGCGGCGCTCGCCCTCGTGCTGGCCGACGCCCGGCGCGGCAGGGAGCGGCTGGCGGTCTACGAGGACCGCGACCGCATCGCCCGGGACCTGCACGACCTGGTCGTGCAGCGGCTGTTCGCCACCGGCATGATGCTGGAGTCCACCCAGCGCCGCCCGGGCGCCGACGACGTCCGTGACATCCTCGGCCGCGCGGTGGAGGAGCTGCGCTCCACCGTCCGTGAGGTCCGTACGGCGATCCTCACCCTCCAGCAGCCCCCGGCAGGCCCCCCGGCGGGCCTGCGCGGCCGGGTCCTGCGCGAGACCGCGTCCGCCGCCGCCCGGCTCGGCACCGCGCCGTCCACGCACTTCAGGGGCCCGGTCGACGCCCGGGTGCCCGACCGGGTCGCCGATCGGCTGCTCACCGCCCTGCGCGAGGCGCTGGCCGCCGCGTCGGCGCGCCCGGACGTCTCCCGCGTCGAGGTCACCGTCGAGACGCCCGCCCCCTCGCCCGAGGGCAGGGACGGGGTGCGCCTGCGGGTCGCCGACGACGGCACGGACGCCGGGGGCGGGGAGCGGGGGACGACGGTGACGTGGTGGGCGCCGCTCTAG